One window of Pseudomonas urmiensis genomic DNA carries:
- the flgH gene encoding flagellar basal body L-ring protein FlgH translates to MNRLLSVFALGGAVLLAGCVAPTPKPNDPYYAPVLPRTPLPASANNGSIYQAGFEQNLYSDRKAFRVGDIITITLNERTSASKSANSQIDKDSTANLGLTSLFGAVPNTNNPFGSGDLSLEAGYSGSRATKGDSKAAQGNTLTGSITVTVAEVLPNGIVAVRGEKWMTLNTGDELVRIAGLVRADDIATDNTVPSTRVADARITYSGTGSFADASQPGWLDRFFISPLWPF, encoded by the coding sequence ATGAATCGTCTGTTGTCCGTATTCGCCCTGGGGGGGGCGGTGTTGTTGGCCGGTTGCGTCGCGCCGACGCCCAAGCCCAACGACCCGTACTACGCGCCGGTATTGCCGCGCACCCCGTTGCCGGCGTCGGCCAACAACGGTTCGATCTACCAGGCTGGTTTCGAGCAGAACCTGTACAGCGACCGTAAGGCGTTCCGGGTCGGTGACATCATCACCATCACCCTCAATGAGCGCACCTCGGCGAGCAAGAGCGCCAACTCGCAGATCGACAAGGACAGCACCGCCAATCTCGGGCTGACCTCGTTGTTCGGCGCCGTGCCCAACACCAACAATCCGTTCGGCAGCGGCGACCTGTCGCTCGAAGCCGGCTACAGCGGCAGCCGTGCGACCAAGGGTGACAGCAAGGCAGCCCAGGGCAATACCCTGACCGGCTCCATCACTGTGACCGTGGCCGAAGTGCTGCCCAACGGTATCGTCGCGGTGCGCGGTGAGAAGTGGATGACGCTCAATACCGGTGACGAGCTGGTGCGTATCGCAGGGTTGGTGCGCGCCGATGACATTGCCACTGACAACACCGTGCCCTCGACCCGTGTCGCCGATGCGCGCATCACCTACTCGGGGACGGGTTCGTTTGCCGACGCCAGCCAGCCCGGGTGGTTGGATCGCTTCTTCATCAGCCCGCTTTGGCCTTTCTGA
- the flgG gene encoding flagellar basal-body rod protein FlgG produces MLPALWVAKTGLSAQDTNLTVISNNLANVSTTGFKRDRAEFQDLLYQTKRQPGAQSTQDSELPSGLQVGTGVRIVGTQKNFQTGSLQTTENPLDMAVNGRGFFQILQPDGTVSYTRDGTFHLNSDGQIVNADGFALEPAIVVPNDAQTFTVGQDGTVSITTAGNPAAQIIGNLQTADFINPAGLQAIGNNLFLETAASGAPQVGTPGLNGFGTTLQQTLENSNVSTVEELVNMITTQRAYEMNSKVISTADQMLSFVTQQL; encoded by the coding sequence ATGCTTCCGGCTCTTTGGGTCGCTAAAACCGGCCTGTCCGCCCAGGACACCAACCTCACGGTCATCTCCAACAACCTGGCCAACGTCTCGACCACCGGCTTCAAACGTGATCGCGCCGAGTTCCAGGACCTGCTGTACCAGACCAAGCGCCAGCCAGGTGCCCAGTCGACCCAGGACAGCGAGCTGCCGTCGGGTCTGCAGGTCGGTACCGGTGTGCGCATCGTCGGCACCCAGAAGAACTTCCAGACCGGCAGCCTGCAGACCACCGAGAACCCGCTGGACATGGCAGTCAACGGTCGCGGTTTCTTCCAGATCCTGCAGCCGGATGGCACGGTTTCGTACACCCGTGACGGTACCTTCCACCTGAACTCCGACGGCCAGATCGTCAACGCCGATGGCTTCGCCCTGGAGCCTGCGATTGTCGTGCCCAACGATGCCCAGACCTTCACCGTCGGCCAGGACGGCACTGTGTCGATCACCACCGCCGGCAACCCGGCCGCGCAGATCATCGGCAACCTGCAGACCGCCGACTTCATCAACCCGGCCGGCTTGCAGGCGATTGGTAACAACCTGTTCCTGGAGACCGCCGCCAGTGGCGCGCCGCAGGTCGGTACCCCAGGCCTGAACGGCTTCGGCACCACCCTGCAGCAGACCCTGGAGAACTCCAACGTCAGCACCGTGGAAGAGCTGGTCAACATGATCACCACCCAGCGTGCCTACGAGATGAACTCCAAGGTCATTTCCACCGCTGATCAGATGCTGTCGTTCGTTACCCAGCAGCTCTAA
- the flgE gene encoding flagellar hook protein FlgE, giving the protein MSFNIGLSGLYAANKQLDVTGNNIANVNTTGFKSSRAEFADVYAGANRLGVGKNQIGNGVRLAAVSQQFSQGDINNTGNVLDMGIQGQGFFVLSDNGSRVYTRAGAFQTNKDNFVVTSDGLRLQGYAADSSGKIQKGVLSDLKIDTSALAPKSTTLIDQGINLNSSADSIPLMVDDGNNSTPPVLVPNKVFDPSDETTYTKSFPTKVYDSQGNEHTMEQFYRKTGTNEWTMYTLVDGRNPFDPSSEVPLTGTISFNSDGSVSSMSADNTGHPAGASFSVTNNVFTMTGWVPAAKDASGNWAANGAEGNAAGMRLSMNSTTSYNTETARMSQSQDGYATGILSSLSIDSTGVMFASFSNQQSRAIGQVAIASFANEQGLQQVGGTRWTETFSSGIPGIDAPKTGTLGSVESNSLEASNVNLTQELVELIKAQSNYQANAKTISTESTIMQTIIQMT; this is encoded by the coding sequence ATGTCTTTCAATATCGGTCTTAGCGGTCTGTACGCGGCCAACAAGCAACTGGACGTTACCGGCAACAACATTGCCAACGTCAACACCACCGGCTTCAAATCCTCGCGCGCCGAGTTCGCCGACGTCTACGCTGGCGCCAACCGCCTGGGCGTGGGCAAGAACCAGATCGGTAACGGCGTGCGTCTGGCTGCGGTGTCCCAGCAGTTCTCCCAGGGCGACATCAACAACACCGGCAACGTGTTGGACATGGGTATCCAGGGCCAGGGCTTCTTCGTTCTTTCCGACAACGGCTCGCGGGTGTATACCCGTGCTGGCGCCTTCCAGACCAATAAGGACAACTTCGTGGTCACCTCGGACGGCCTGCGCCTGCAAGGCTACGCCGCCGACTCGAGCGGCAAGATCCAGAAGGGCGTGTTGAGCGACCTGAAGATCGACACCTCGGCGCTGGCGCCGAAGTCCACTACCCTGATCGACCAAGGCATCAACCTCAACTCCTCGGCTGATTCCATTCCGCTGATGGTCGATGACGGCAACAACTCCACGCCGCCGGTGCTGGTGCCCAACAAGGTCTTCGACCCGTCGGATGAAACCACCTATACCAAGTCGTTCCCGACCAAGGTCTACGACAGCCAGGGTAACGAGCACACGATGGAGCAGTTCTATCGTAAGACCGGTACCAACGAGTGGACCATGTACACCCTGGTCGATGGGCGCAACCCGTTCGACCCAAGCAGTGAGGTCCCGCTGACTGGCACCATCAGCTTCAACAGCGACGGTTCGGTAAGCTCCATGAGCGCAGATAACACCGGTCACCCAGCTGGCGCCTCGTTCAGCGTTACCAACAATGTCTTCACCATGACTGGCTGGGTGCCAGCGGCCAAAGATGCCTCGGGTAACTGGGCGGCCAATGGTGCTGAAGGCAATGCCGCAGGCATGCGTCTGTCGATGAACAGCACCACCTCCTACAACACTGAGACTGCGCGTATGTCGCAATCCCAGGATGGTTATGCCACCGGTATCCTGTCGAGCTTGAGCATCGACTCCACGGGTGTGATGTTCGCAAGCTTCAGCAACCAGCAATCTCGCGCCATTGGCCAGGTAGCGATTGCCAGTTTCGCCAACGAGCAGGGTCTGCAGCAGGTTGGTGGTACGCGCTGGACCGAGACCTTCTCCTCGGGTATCCCGGGCATCGATGCGCCGAAGACCGGCACCTTGGGTAGCGTTGAATCCAACTCGCTGGAAGCCTCCAACGTCAACCTGACCCAAGAGCTGGTCGAGCTGATCAAGGCGCAGAGCAACTACCAGGCCAACGCCAAGACCATCTCCACTGAAAGCACCATCATGCAGACCATCATTCAGATGACCTGA
- the flgB gene encoding flagellar basal body rod protein FlgB, with amino-acid sequence MSISFDKALGIHEKALSFRAQRAEVLANNITNADTPNFKARDLDFSSVLAAEADKQQKGRIALDRTNTRHIEAEGLAMADDTLQYRTPMQPSIDQNTVDAQIEQANYAENAIGFQASFTMLNSKFKGLVSALRGE; translated from the coding sequence ATGAGCATCAGTTTCGACAAGGCGCTTGGCATTCACGAAAAGGCTCTGAGCTTCCGCGCCCAGCGCGCTGAAGTGCTGGCCAACAACATTACCAACGCCGACACGCCCAACTTCAAAGCGCGCGACTTGGATTTCTCCTCGGTGCTGGCTGCCGAGGCCGACAAGCAGCAGAAGGGGCGTATTGCCCTGGACCGGACCAACACCCGGCATATCGAGGCCGAAGGCCTGGCCATGGCCGACGACACCCTGCAATACCGCACGCCGATGCAGCCGTCGATCGACCAGAACACCGTGGATGCCCAGATCGAGCAGGCCAACTATGCCGAAAACGCGATCGGTTTCCAGGCCAGCTTCACCATGCTCAACAGTAAATTCAAAGGGCTGGTATCGGCCCTGCGCGGAGAGTGA
- a CDS encoding flagellar basal body P-ring protein FlgI → MFNFRQLIAATVLLSAAFGAHAERLKDIASISGVRTNQLIGYGLVVGLNGTGDQTTQTPFTLQTFNNMLSQFGIKVPAGSGNVQLKNVAAVSVHADLPAFAKPGQVVDITVSSIGNSKSLRGGSLLMTPLKGIDGNVYAIAQGNLVVGGFDAEGRDGSKITVNVPSAGRIPGGASVERAVPSGFNQGNSLTLNLNRPDFTTAKRIVDKVNDLLGPGVAQAVDGGSVRVTAPMDPSQRVDYLSILENLEIDPGQAVAKVIINSRTGTIVIGQNVKVSPAAVTHGSLTVTITEDPIVSQPGPFSNGQTAVVPRSRVNAEQEAKPMFKFGPGTTLDEIVRAVNQVGAAPSDLMAILEALKQAGALQADLIVI, encoded by the coding sequence ATGTTCAACTTCAGGCAGCTGATTGCCGCAACCGTTCTTTTGTCCGCAGCGTTCGGCGCTCATGCCGAGCGCCTGAAGGACATCGCCAGCATTTCTGGCGTACGTACCAACCAGCTGATTGGCTATGGCCTGGTGGTGGGCTTGAACGGCACCGGTGACCAGACCACGCAAACCCCGTTCACCCTGCAGACGTTCAACAACATGCTCTCGCAGTTCGGCATCAAGGTGCCGGCGGGCTCCGGTAACGTGCAGCTCAAGAACGTCGCCGCGGTGTCGGTGCATGCCGACCTGCCAGCGTTTGCCAAGCCGGGCCAGGTGGTGGATATCACCGTCTCCTCGATTGGTAACTCCAAGAGCTTGCGCGGTGGCAGCCTGTTGATGACCCCGCTCAAGGGGATCGACGGCAACGTCTACGCCATCGCCCAGGGCAACCTGGTGGTCGGCGGCTTTGACGCCGAAGGCCGCGACGGCTCGAAGATTACCGTCAACGTACCGTCGGCCGGTCGGATTCCAGGTGGCGCCAGTGTCGAGCGTGCAGTGCCGAGCGGTTTCAACCAGGGCAATAGCCTGACCTTGAACCTCAATCGCCCTGACTTCACCACCGCCAAGCGCATCGTCGACAAGGTCAATGATTTGCTCGGCCCAGGCGTCGCCCAGGCGGTCGATGGTGGTTCGGTGCGCGTGACTGCGCCGATGGATCCAAGCCAGCGGGTCGATTACCTGTCGATCCTGGAGAACCTTGAGATCGATCCGGGCCAGGCGGTGGCCAAGGTCATCATCAACTCGCGCACCGGCACCATCGTTATCGGTCAGAACGTCAAGGTTTCGCCAGCGGCGGTCACTCACGGCAGCCTGACTGTAACCATTACCGAAGATCCGATCGTCAGTCAGCCAGGGCCATTCTCCAATGGCCAGACTGCCGTGGTGCCGCGTTCGCGGGTCAACGCCGAGCAAGAAGCCAAGCCGATGTTCAAGTTCGGCCCCGGCACCACGCTGGATGAAATCGTCCGCGCGGTGAACCAGGTCGGCGCGGCACCCAGCGACTTGATGGCGATCCTTGAAGCGCTCAAGCAGGCTGGCGCGTTGCAAGCTGACCTGATCGTGATCTGA
- the flgK gene encoding flagellar hook-associated protein FlgK has translation MASLINIGMSGLGAAQSGMYTLGNNIANADVESYSRQQNVQKTKGGQQTGQVFIGTGTTLADVRRVYNAYLENQLRTTTSLSSDATSYLNQITPLDTALSSADTGITAALQSFFSAMQDASAKPTEDASRQLLLTSAQTLAKRFNTLSSQLNQQNSNLNSNMASLATQVNNLTKTIADLNEQISKVGAITGQPNDLLDQRDGAVRELTALIGADVVEQKNGNYDIYLKNGQALVLGSTTQTIGVEPSATDPTRMSLILNRGSTKMDITNSTTGGELGGLIRYRKETLDPALNELGRVALVVADAINSQLAQGIDKNGNFGASLFGDINSLKAISERSVPKLGNSTGSGNLDVTIKDTGKLTTNDYQVTFTSATEYTVRRLPDNTEMGSFDLTTTPPPVIDGFTLSLNGGGLAAGDSFKITPTRNAAASIESVLTDPKRLALASPLTATSGAGNKGTGVITQPTLTTELDIYDSAQLSAMQNGLKYSTPVKLVFGDDASSPQSYTMFDAQGNSIGSGTIIPGQENKLQLSVPMRDASGNATGESFSFEMSVSGAPKNGDNYTVSLTGAGSADNRNAQSVIDLQTKSTVDVGDNGKGISFTDAYAKLVSNVGGKAGQAKMDSDATTALHTSALDSRNSLSGVSIDEETGNLIKFQQYYTASSQIIKAAQETFATLINSL, from the coding sequence ATGGCGAGTTTGATCAATATTGGCATGTCCGGGCTGGGAGCTGCCCAGTCCGGGATGTATACCCTGGGTAACAACATCGCCAACGCCGATGTCGAGAGCTACTCGCGCCAGCAAAACGTGCAGAAGACCAAGGGCGGCCAGCAGACCGGCCAGGTCTTCATCGGTACCGGGACAACCCTGGCCGACGTGCGCCGGGTGTACAACGCCTACCTGGAAAACCAGCTGCGTACCACCACTTCGCTGTCCAGCGACGCCACTTCCTACCTGAACCAGATCACGCCGCTCGATACCGCCCTGTCGAGCGCTGACACCGGTATTACCGCCGCCCTGCAGAGCTTCTTCAGCGCCATGCAGGATGCCTCGGCGAAGCCGACCGAAGATGCGTCGCGCCAGTTGCTGCTGACCAGTGCCCAGACCCTGGCCAAGCGCTTCAACACCCTGTCGTCGCAGCTCAACCAGCAGAACAGCAACCTCAACAGCAACATGGCCTCGCTCGCCACTCAGGTGAACAACCTGACCAAGACCATTGCCGATCTCAACGAGCAGATCTCCAAGGTCGGCGCCATTACCGGTCAGCCCAATGACTTGCTCGACCAGCGTGACGGCGCAGTGCGTGAGTTGACCGCACTGATCGGTGCCGATGTCGTCGAGCAGAAAAACGGCAACTACGACATCTACCTGAAGAACGGTCAGGCACTGGTGCTGGGCAGTACCACCCAGACCATCGGCGTTGAGCCAAGCGCGACCGATCCGACCCGCATGAGCCTGATCCTCAATCGCGGCTCGACCAAGATGGACATCACCAACAGCACCACCGGTGGCGAGCTGGGCGGGCTGATTCGCTACCGCAAGGAAACCCTCGACCCTGCGCTCAACGAGCTCGGCCGGGTGGCCTTGGTCGTCGCCGATGCGATCAACAGCCAGCTGGCCCAGGGCATCGACAAGAACGGCAACTTTGGCGCCAGCCTGTTCGGTGACATCAACAGCCTCAAGGCCATCAGCGAGCGCAGCGTGCCCAAGCTGGGCAACAGTACAGGCTCCGGCAACCTCGATGTGACCATCAAGGACACCGGCAAGCTGACCACCAACGACTACCAGGTCACCTTCACCAGCGCCACCGAATACACCGTGCGCCGCCTGCCGGACAACACCGAGATGGGCAGCTTCGACCTCACCACCACACCGCCACCGGTGATCGACGGCTTCACCCTGTCGCTCAATGGCGGCGGCTTGGCGGCCGGTGACAGCTTCAAGATCACCCCGACCCGCAATGCTGCAGCGAGCATCGAATCGGTGCTGACCGATCCCAAGCGCCTGGCCTTGGCCTCGCCGTTGACCGCCACCAGTGGCGCGGGCAACAAAGGTACCGGGGTGATCACCCAGCCGACCCTGACCACTGAACTGGACATCTACGATTCGGCCCAGCTCAGCGCCATGCAGAATGGCTTGAAGTACTCGACGCCGGTCAAGCTGGTGTTCGGTGACGACGCCAGCTCGCCGCAGTCGTACACAATGTTCGACGCCCAGGGTAACTCCATCGGCAGTGGCACCATCATCCCAGGCCAGGAAAACAAGCTGCAGCTGTCGGTGCCGATGCGCGACGCCAGCGGCAACGCGACGGGCGAAAGCTTCAGCTTCGAGATGAGCGTCTCCGGTGCGCCTAAGAATGGCGATAACTACACCGTATCGCTGACCGGCGCAGGTTCTGCCGACAACCGCAACGCCCAGTCGGTGATCGACCTGCAGACCAAGTCGACCGTCGATGTCGGGGACAACGGCAAAGGCATCAGCTTCACCGATGCCTACGCCAAGCTTGTGTCCAACGTCGGTGGCAAGGCCGGTCAGGCGAAGATGGACAGTGATGCCACGACCGCGCTGCACACCTCTGCATTGGACAGCCGCAACTCGTTGTCGGGCGTCTCGATCGACGAAGAAACCGGCAACCTGATCAAGTTCCAGCAGTACTACACCGCGTCGTCGCAGATCATCAAGGCGGCCCAGGAAACCTTCGCCACCTTGATCAACAGCCTTTAA
- the flgC gene encoding flagellar basal body rod protein FlgC: protein MSLANVFNIAGSGMSAQNTRLNTVASNIANAETVSSSIDQTYRARHPVFATTFQQAQGGVGQSLFQDQGEAGQGVQVMGIVEDQSNLEARYEPNHPAANKDGYVYYPNVNVVEEMADMISANRSFQTNAELMNTAKTMMQKVLTLGQ, encoded by the coding sequence ATGTCCCTTGCCAACGTTTTCAATATCGCCGGTAGCGGCATGAGTGCGCAGAACACCCGCCTCAACACCGTGGCGTCGAACATCGCTAACGCCGAGACCGTGTCCTCGAGCATCGACCAGACCTACCGTGCGCGTCACCCAGTGTTCGCCACCACCTTCCAGCAGGCCCAGGGTGGCGTAGGCCAGTCGCTGTTCCAGGATCAGGGTGAAGCCGGTCAGGGTGTGCAGGTCATGGGCATCGTGGAAGATCAGAGCAACCTTGAAGCGCGCTACGAGCCGAATCATCCGGCGGCGAACAAGGACGGCTACGTCTACTACCCGAACGTCAACGTGGTTGAAGAGATGGCTGACATGATCTCCGCCAACCGTTCGTTCCAGACCAACGCCGAGCTGATGAACACTGCCAAGACCATGATGCAGAAAGTACTGACCCTGGGTCAGTGA
- the flgJ gene encoding flagellar assembly peptidoglycan hydrolase FlgJ, giving the protein MNSKSLVSSPADSGAYTDLNRLTSLKHGDRDSEANVRKVAQEFESLFISEMLKASRKATDVLAEDNPMNTETVKQYRDMYDQQLAVSMSREGGGIGLQDVLVRQLSKQKSPVASTSPFPRGEGAGPALWGNRVAEPVHASSGSAARNDVAALNSRRLSLPGKLTDRLLAGIVPSAGNPAVATNTAAIPARDGQLVNGVVKGDWEPAQAFAAADGGTRILGRAMAQPPLAPKKAFGNSDEFVATMLPMAEQAAKRIGIDPRYLVAQAALETGWGKSVMRNTDGSSSHNLFGIKATGSWQGGEARAITSEFRDGQFVKETAAFRSYDSYQDSFHDLVSLLQNNSRYQDAVKSADNPEQFVRELQKAGYATDPNYASKISQIARQMKSYESYAMLGTTTQL; this is encoded by the coding sequence ATGAACTCCAAGAGCCTGGTTTCCAGCCCAGCCGACAGCGGTGCCTACACCGACCTCAATCGCCTGACGTCACTCAAGCACGGAGATCGCGACAGCGAGGCCAACGTGCGCAAGGTGGCTCAGGAGTTCGAGTCGCTGTTCATCAGCGAGATGCTTAAAGCCTCGCGCAAGGCCACCGATGTGCTGGCCGAAGACAACCCGATGAACACCGAGACGGTCAAGCAGTACCGCGACATGTACGACCAGCAGTTGGCGGTGAGCATGTCCCGCGAAGGTGGCGGTATTGGTTTGCAGGACGTGCTGGTGCGCCAGCTGTCCAAGCAGAAGAGCCCAGTGGCCAGTACCAGCCCGTTCCCTCGTGGCGAGGGCGCTGGCCCGGCCTTGTGGGGCAATAGGGTTGCCGAGCCGGTCCATGCAAGCTCCGGCAGCGCTGCGCGCAACGATGTGGCGGCGCTCAATTCGCGGCGCCTGTCGTTGCCGGGCAAGCTTACCGATCGGTTGCTGGCAGGTATCGTGCCGTCGGCGGGCAACCCTGCGGTTGCAACCAATACAGCGGCGATTCCTGCCCGCGATGGGCAGTTGGTCAATGGTGTGGTCAAGGGCGACTGGGAGCCGGCGCAAGCCTTCGCTGCTGCCGATGGCGGCACGCGCATCCTCGGGCGGGCCATGGCCCAGCCACCGCTGGCGCCGAAGAAAGCCTTTGGCAACAGCGACGAGTTCGTCGCCACCATGTTGCCGATGGCCGAGCAAGCCGCCAAGCGAATCGGCATCGATCCGCGCTACCTGGTGGCCCAGGCGGCGCTGGAAACCGGTTGGGGCAAGTCGGTCATGCGCAACACCGATGGCAGCAGTAGCCACAACCTGTTTGGCATCAAGGCCACCGGTAGTTGGCAGGGCGGTGAGGCGCGGGCGATCACCAGCGAGTTCCGCGACGGCCAGTTCGTCAAGGAGACCGCAGCGTTCCGTTCCTACGACTCCTACCAGGACAGCTTCCACGACCTGGTTAGCCTGCTGCAGAACAATTCGCGCTATCAAGATGCGGTGAAGTCAGCCGATAACCCAGAACAGTTCGTGCGAGAACTGCAAAAGGCCGGGTACGCCACCGACCCGAACTACGCCAGCAAGATCTCGCAAATCGCAAGACAGATGAAGTCGTACGAGAGCTACGCAATGCTCGGTACCACAACGCAACTTTAA
- a CDS encoding flagellar basal body rod protein FlgF, which yields MDKMLYVAMTGASQNALAQKAHANNLANISTNGFQRDLEQARSMPVFGDSFPARAFAMSERPATDFSAGAMVETGRELDVAVSGDGFIAVQAPDGSEAYVRTGSLNIDALGVLRAGNGMPVIGNGGPIAIPPEQKVEVGEDGTISVRAMGEDPRVMAEVDRIKLVNPDTKGLTKGLDGMIHTTNGQPADVDNNVKVVSGFLESSNVNAVEEMTSVLALSRQFELHVKMMNTAKEGDEAMARVLQIG from the coding sequence GTGGACAAGATGCTTTACGTGGCCATGACCGGCGCCAGCCAGAACGCGCTGGCGCAGAAGGCCCATGCCAACAACCTGGCGAACATTTCCACCAACGGCTTCCAGCGTGACCTGGAGCAGGCGCGTTCGATGCCGGTGTTCGGTGACAGCTTTCCGGCGCGCGCCTTTGCCATGAGCGAGCGTCCAGCCACTGATTTCAGTGCTGGTGCCATGGTCGAAACCGGCCGTGAGTTGGATGTCGCTGTCAGCGGTGACGGATTTATCGCGGTCCAGGCGCCAGATGGCAGCGAAGCTTATGTGCGCACTGGCAGCCTGAACATCGACGCACTTGGCGTGCTGCGTGCCGGCAACGGCATGCCGGTAATCGGCAACGGCGGCCCGATCGCCATTCCGCCAGAGCAGAAAGTTGAGGTCGGCGAAGACGGCACCATCAGTGTCCGTGCCATGGGTGAAGACCCGCGGGTGATGGCCGAGGTCGACCGGATCAAACTGGTCAATCCGGACACCAAGGGCCTGACCAAGGGTCTGGACGGAATGATCCACACCACCAATGGCCAGCCAGCCGATGTCGACAACAACGTCAAGGTTGTGTCGGGCTTCCTGGAGTCGAGCAACGTCAACGCCGTCGAGGAAATGACCTCGGTGCTGGCGCTGTCCCGTCAGTTCGAGCTGCACGTCAAGATGATGAACACGGCCAAGGAAGGCGATGAAGCCATGGCGCGTGTTTTGCAAATCGGCTAA
- the flgD gene encoding flagellar hook assembly protein FlgD, translating into MAIDTSNGVNLNDVISASGVSTGTKKTTTDTASKTGTDSLGKDAFLQLLVTQMQHQNPLDPQENGEFVAQLAQFSSLEGITSLNESVNTITNSLGSSQALQASSLVGRSVIVQNDKAVVDTAESFNAQFVVPQAISEAKITIKDKDGNTVKTIELGEQKAGYADFIWDGTNDKGEKVDPGTYTFTASTTVEGQSVQMNTLLPAKVTSVSFSANGEMVLNLAGVGKVSLSDVQTIGI; encoded by the coding sequence ATGGCAATCGATACTTCAAACGGTGTGAACCTCAACGATGTGATCTCGGCATCGGGCGTCAGCACCGGCACTAAAAAGACCACGACCGATACGGCGTCCAAGACCGGTACCGATAGCTTGGGCAAGGATGCGTTCCTGCAGCTGCTGGTTACCCAGATGCAGCACCAGAACCCGCTGGACCCACAGGAAAACGGCGAGTTCGTTGCCCAGCTGGCGCAGTTCAGCAGCCTGGAAGGCATCACCTCGTTGAACGAGTCGGTCAATACCATTACCAACTCGCTGGGCTCGTCCCAGGCCCTGCAGGCATCTTCGCTGGTCGGTCGCTCGGTGATCGTGCAGAACGACAAGGCGGTGGTCGACACGGCTGAGAGCTTCAATGCCCAGTTCGTTGTGCCGCAGGCCATCAGCGAAGCGAAGATCACCATCAAGGACAAGGACGGCAACACCGTCAAGACCATCGAGTTGGGCGAGCAGAAAGCCGGTTATGCCGACTTCATCTGGGATGGCACCAACGACAAGGGCGAGAAGGTCGATCCGGGTACCTATACCTTCACTGCCTCCACCACCGTGGAAGGCCAGTCGGTGCAGATGAACACCCTGCTGCCGGCCAAGGTAACCAGCGTCAGCTTCAGTGCCAATGGCGAGATGGTGCTCAACCTTGCAGGGGTGGGGAAAGTTTCCCTGTCCGACGTCCAAACCATCGGGATTTAA